A part of Balneola sp. genomic DNA contains:
- a CDS encoding bifunctional 4-hydroxy-2-oxoglutarate aldolase/2-dehydro-3-deoxy-phosphogluconate aldolase produces the protein MSEELLSKIAEFPVIPVFYHDDVETTVNVVNACYTGGMRVFEFTNRGENSEAIFKELIQESEKFPGMVFGTGTIMNRDQAEVFLGLGAEFIVSPIMDPEVASLCGTENKPWVPGCGTLTEVISATRLGAELVKVFPGNVLGPQFIKSCLGPCPHLKLMPTGGVKPTQENLSGWFNAGVFSVGIGSSLFDSESIKPENFQKLVDKISQVKTMVNSFSN, from the coding sequence ATGAGCGAAGAGCTGCTATCCAAGATTGCCGAATTTCCAGTCATTCCTGTGTTTTATCATGATGATGTAGAAACAACTGTAAATGTTGTGAATGCATGTTATACAGGAGGAATGAGGGTCTTCGAATTCACAAACCGGGGAGAAAACAGCGAGGCTATCTTTAAAGAACTCATTCAAGAGTCGGAAAAATTTCCAGGGATGGTTTTTGGCACTGGGACAATAATGAATAGAGATCAGGCTGAAGTCTTTTTAGGATTAGGAGCTGAATTCATCGTTTCGCCCATTATGGATCCTGAAGTTGCGTCGCTATGCGGTACTGAAAACAAACCCTGGGTTCCAGGTTGTGGGACACTCACGGAAGTTATAAGCGCGACACGTTTGGGAGCAGAATTAGTAAAGGTATTTCCCGGAAATGTGCTAGGTCCTCAGTTCATTAAATCTTGTTTAGGGCCTTGTCCTCATTTAAAATTAATGCCAACTGGTGGGGTTAAGCCAACTCAAGAAAATCTAAGTGGATGGTTTAATGCAGGAGTATTCTCTGTGGGAATAGGTTCAAGCTTGTTTGATAGTGAGAGTATAAAACCAGAGAACTTTCAGAAACTGGTAGATAAGATTTCACAAGTTAAAACGATGGTTAACTCCTTTTCCAATTGA